In Salvelinus alpinus chromosome 36, SLU_Salpinus.1, whole genome shotgun sequence, the genomic stretch ctaatggttttctttgagactgtggtcccagctctcttcaggtcattgaccaggtcctgccgtgtagttctgggctgatccctcaccttcctcatgatcattgatggcccacgaggtgagatcttgcatggagccccagaccgagggtgattgaccgtcatcttgaacttcttccattttctaataattgcgccaacagttgttgccttctcaccaagctgcttgcctattgtcctgtagcccatcccagccttgtgcaggtctacaattttatccctgatgtccttacacagctctctggtcttggccattgtggagaggttggagtctgtttgattgagtgtgtggacaggtgtcttttatacaggtaacgagttcaaacaggtgcagttaatacaggtaatgagtggagaacaggagggcttcttaaagaaaaactaacaggtctgtgagagccggaattcttactggttggtaggtgatcaaatacttatgtcatgcaataaaatgcaaattaattacttaaaaatcatacaatgtgattttctgaatttttgttttagattctgtctctcacagttgaagtgtacctatgataaaaattacagacctctacatgctttgtaagtaggaaacactgccgcttttgcaggttatcaaatacttgttctccccactgtatatgaccaGCAAAAGACCCTGTTAACTTGACCAATGTAACTTTGTCCAATAACCCACCATTTTATATTTGACATATCAATCTACTTTAAGTGGTGTACGATAATGTGTGGAATTAGGTTTGTCAGACTTGGAGCAAAGGCCCTTTTTTTAGGAAGACAGCCCAAATGTGTGCTTGACATACTACAATATTGCTATGTATAATTCTGCCCATTCAGTTGTTTTCTGTACCATGTACAAAATACTTAACTCAAAATGCATAAGGTTTCTTGGACATCTCGTGTCACCTTAATTTCAATGCATTACAAATGGCTGAATAATATCAGCATGATTTACAGAAGGGTAATTCATGTTTATTGAAGTTGTATTGAGTGTTAGAGAGTTGGTTTTAATTCAGTGGTTCAGGGTAGAGCAATCGATCAATTTGAATATGCACACTTGTTGATGCCTTGATTGTTAAACATAAATTACAATTTTGTAAATTAGTAAATACATATGAGGCCTTTATTAATAATTTTAAACCATAACAAATTGGGGGGGAAAAAGGTTTATCTGTTTCTTTTGAAAGACACTTCTCAATAAAGACATGAGGGGGGAAAAAGTGTATAGTGTTTGAACCAGTTTTATAGCTTTAGTGTCATATACCATAAGCACCTCTCCCATCGTGTTGGTGTGAACCAGTGTTATAACAGAATGATTTATGGAGCCTTCTGTCTGCCAGGCAGAAAGTAGGATTTCATTGGGTTcaaagctttaacatcctgaagGTTGTTATTATTAGTGGACTGGCTGTTGACGACCAGGTATTCATCATCTCCTTTTATTTCTTGTATTCCTGTATTTCTAGCCTTTTTTTGTTATTGTTGTAAAAGACCAATAAACATATCCATTATAGAAAAATATTTTTCTTCTTCTGTATTTCTTGTGCAACACGTTGATGTCCTCTTAGTCTTTCCCACAGTAGTTGTGGGTCAAGACTGTCTTCCAAACTGATATGTGATGTATGGTCTATGTTACATTGCCATTCATTGTTCCATTACTTCATTgtatttgttacattacaaccccGAGGGAGTGCGTAGATACACAATATTGTTGTAATATTAACTTTTTCCACTTTTTACCCAACATGAATGAATGATAGAGATTGCctcttatacagtgcattcggaaaatattcacaccccttgactttttccacattttgttacgttacagccttattcaaaatggatgaaaaaaataaaacatcctcatcgatctacacacaataccccataatgacaaagtgaagacaggtttttagacattctagcaaatgtatacaaaataaaaaacagaaatacttgtacatgattgtacatgatttggaaaggtacacacctgtctatataaggtcccgcagttgacagtgcatgtcagaacaaaaaccaagccatgaggtcaaaggaattgtcctccatcgttcctaaatggaagaagtttggaacttcaaagactcctagagctggccgcctggccaaactgagcaatcaggtgagaagggctttggtcagggaggtgaacaagaacctgatggtcactctgacagagctccagagtttctctgtggagattaGAGAAccctccagaaggacaaccatctctgcagcactccaccaatcgggtctttatggtagagtggccagacggaagccacttctcagtaaaaggcacatgacagcacgcttggagtttgccaaaagccccctaaagactctcagaccatgagaaacaagattctctggtctgatgaaaccaagattgaactctttggcctgaatgccaagcgtcacatctggaggaaacctggcgtcatttctacggtgaagcatagtggtggcagcatcatgctgtggggatgtttttcagcagcagggactggtagactagtcagaatcgagggaaagatgaacggcacaaagtacagagagatgcttgatgaaaaccagctccagagcattcaggatctcagactggagCAAAGGGGTCACCTTCccacaggacaacgaccataagcacacagccaagacaacgcagggttggcttggggacaagtctctgaatgtccttgagtggcccagccagagcccggactagaacctgattgaacatctctggagacctgaacatagctgtgcagcgatgctccccatccaacctgacagagcttgagaggatctgcagagaagaatgggagaaactccccaaatacaggtgtgctaagcttgtagcgtcatacgcaagaagactcgaggctgtaatcgctgccaaaggtgcttcaacaaagtactgagtaaagggtctgaatactaatgtaaatgtgatagttcagctttttgttttctttatacatttgcaaaaaattcagaaaaacctgtttttgctgtcatggggtagattgatgagaagaagaaaaaaacaatttaatccattttagaataaggctgtaacttaacaaaatgtggaaaaagtcaagagatctgaatactttctgaatgcactgcaggTACATTTATTCACTACCATGTACAGTAAAGGAAAATTAATTGCACTAGGTCAGTGAGATGTTTAATATTTATACAATTGTAAACATACAGTAGATGGCCTAGAGTGGGTACATGCTTTGTGGTGTAGGCTGTTTCTTCTGGTGGTCTAGGGCAGCCTGATGTCCTGGTGGTCTAGGGCAGCCTGATGTCCTGGTGGTTTAGGGCAGCCTGATGTCCTGGTGGTCTAGGGCAGCCTGGTGTCCTGGTGGTCTAGGGCAGCCTGATGTCCTGGTGGTCTAGGGCAGCCTGATGTCCTGGTGGTCTAGGGCAGCCTGATGTCCTGGTGGTCTAGGGCAGCCTGATGTCCTGGTGGTCTAGGGCAGCCTGATGTCCTGGTGGTCTAGGGCAGCTTGATGGTGGTCTAGGGCAGCTTGATGGTGGTCTAGGGCAGCTTGATGGTGGTCTAGGGCAGCCTGATGGTGGTCTAGGGCAGCCTGATGGTGGTCTAGGGCAGCTTGATGGTGGTCTAGGGCAGTTGATGGTGGTGTTGGGCAGCCTAATTCGATTAATCTGATATTTCTTGGTGGGTGGTAGGTGCTACTCCAGGTGGTCCCTGAGAGCTGTGCCTCTCCCTGAGTTTAATGATGGGTTCTCCTGGTGCTTTTCCTGGTAGTGAGGTGCCTGGTCTCCTtcacctgctccactacaatgAGAAATGACAGGGAGATCTTACATGTACATGCAATGTCTGGAAAATAACACATACAGAGGGATTACAGGTTAAAGGCATAACTCTTAATGTGTGGTCAATGAATCATCTTTCTAGCTTTGGTAAACACTTTCTTTTTTCTTGATGACTCATTGTCGTCATTGACTCCATTTGTGACATTCTTCTCAAATGTGTGGGCTAGAAACTTACCTGCAGACATAGAACAGGATGTAGGCAGTCTGTGCAATCGCCCTCAGCACAGTGGCCTCATCTGTTCTCAAGACATGTGCGTCATCCAGGCAGAGCCACCCACTGCCACGGCTGTCCAAAACATCACTGATGTAGTGGCCTAGGGAACAAGGGAAACAGAATAGAGTGTACATTAAGCTTTCATAATTGTATGTGCGTGCCTGCATACCTGCGTGCATTTTACCTGTATACATGTTGTCTCCCAGATGTGAGATCACACTTGACAATTTGTAGATCTTGTCTGGCTGGTGTCTCTGTAAGGAAACACATTTAATAATAGGATTGTTATTTTGTCTACAGGATAGGGGTGCCTTCTATAACTGCCTTATCTTGATCCGCCCACTATCTCAACTGGATCTAATtatctgttatttatttttctctctctctctccctctctctctcctcaccacagTGGCTGCCTGCTGCTTTTTCTCACGGTCAGCTGGTTTCTCTAGCTGGTCAGAGGAATTTGAAGCTGGTGGGGGTATATCAAATATAGTGTAAATACAAACCAGAAAGTGAAGTGGAAACCTATCCACAAATATACTCTTAACTTCAGCTTCCGACTTGCTTTCCTCAACAGTCCTGTTTCATGAGAGGGTGTTCTGCATGATGTCAGTAACACAATGTCCTACCTGGTCTATCAAGGGTGCCTTTTGGGGAGTTTGCAGGTGTGCTGTCCATGTTGTTTTTCCCCAGGGAGCTTGCCCTGTGTAAATTGATGGCATTGAAAATAAATATCTAGTGTGTGAAAATCCTGGTGTGTGTTGGCTATTCAATGTGCAATGTCCCCAAACAGAGTGTAAACCAACCTGGCTCCATGCTGGACATTGGCTGTCTCCCCACATACGGCTGGGAGGGTCATTTCTGCAGGGATGGACATGGGATCATCCACCTTCTCTGGCTCCCAGTTGCCTGCAGTAAATCGCTTGATATGAAGCATTAGGAccctgctcagagagagagagagagagagagacagacagacagacagacagacagacagacagacagacagacagacagacagacagacagacagacagacagacagacagacagacagacagacagacagaatcagTCTTGTACTCAAATCAATAGCCCAGTTTGGTGAGTTAGATCAGGACTGTCAATTGTAATCTGAGATGATGATGGGGGGACTCACCGTGGCAGCGTGAGGAAGTGCCTAGTCACAGATGCCATGCTGCCTGAGCACACCCTGCATGCACACTCTAACGCAGATGGCTAGGTGACAAAGCATAGCAATATAATTATGAACATTATGACATTAATGATAGTGTTCCTTGACATACTCACTAACTCTTGGTTGAAGCTAAGTGCTGACCTTAAAGTAGAGGTCCAGGCTGTGTGTCAGGTAATGGCTCAGGCTCAGTGACAAGTGATTGTAATCCTCCTGACCATACACTATAACTCCACAGCTTCAGAAGTACGGAGAGAAATGCATCAGCTCTCCAACACAAACCTTTTGATCCCTCTACACACTAACTATCTTAATGCTTTACCTCTGTATCCTGCATGTTATGCTGACATTAAACCTCCTCACAAATGTGATGAAGACATCAAGGTACACCGTATACAAATGACAGCTGTTACCTGGTGCAGGTACGGGAAGTCTTCAGCTTGAATTCTAACTGCTTCACGGGGCAGGTGTACGGCTCTGGTGAGCCCTTTAACGCCATACCCTCCGCCTTCAGCTGAAAGAGGAGGAGCAACACACATTCATGGGCATCCTAAGGGAAGAATGGGAAAGAAACAGAAAATACATCAACAACTACAACTGAAACAGAGCTGAGCAAAAAGACTGTCACGTGTCCCAGGTTTATTGTTATGTGAGTCTTTTAGCATATAATATCTTACCTGTTCATCGTCGTCCTCATAGTCCTCATTGACAACGGCGAGACAGCGCTTGACTGTTTGAAGGATTTTCTTCTTTTCCTTTGTCTTAGCATTGACAGTGCCTCCAGAAAGCCTTGCCTGATGTAACTCGGCAAAGCAGCTGTGGAGGGAGACAAAGAGCATGCATTCAGGTTTCACTCTCTCACTTTGGCCACAGATTAGCTCTGTGCTTCTACTTTAGCCTCTGATCAAATATGATTCAACTGATTCCTGATTGTGACAGAAAATCATCTCTGGTGTTAATCAGAAGCTGAGTTGGGTGTGGTTTAATCTTAAAAATCATATGAGGCACTAAGAGTGTACGAAAGacagtatacatacatacatacatacatacatacatacatacatacatacatacatacatacatacatacatacatacatacatacatacatacatacatacatacatacatacatacatacatacatacatacatacatacatacatacatacatacatacatacatacatacatacatacatacatacatacatacatacatacatacatacatacatacatacatacatacatacatacatacatacatacatacatacatacatacatacatacatacatacatacatacatacatacatacatacatacatacatacatacatacatacatacatacatacatacatacatacatacatacatacatacatacatacatacatacatacatacatacatacatacatacatacatacatacatacatacatacatacatacatacatacatacatacatacatacatacatacatacatacatacatacatacatacatacatacatacatacatacatacatacatacatacatacatacatacatacatacatacatacatacatacatacatacatacatacatacatacatacatacatacatacatacatacatacatacatacatacatacatacatacatacatacatacatacataaatacatacatacatacatacatacatacatacatacatacatacatacatacatacatacatacatacatacatacatacatacatacatacatacatacagtgagggaaaaaagtatttgatcccctgctgattttgtacgtttgcccactgacaaagaaattatcagtctatagttttaatggtaggtttatttgaacagtgagagacagaataacaacaaaaatatccagaaaaatgcatgtcaaaaattttataaattgatttgcattttaatgagggaaataagtatttgaccccttctcaatcaaaaagatttctggctcccaggtgtctttcatacaggtaacgaacggagattaggagcacactcttaaagggagtgctcctaatctcagtttcttacctgtataaaagatacctgtccacagaagcaatcaatcaatcagattccaaactctccaccatggccaagaccaaagagctctccaaggatgtcagggacaagattgtagacctacacaaggctggaatgggctacaagaccatcgccaagcagcttggtgagaaggtgacaacagtttctgtgattattcgcaaatggaagaaacacaaaagaactgtcaatctccctcagcctggggctccatgcaagatctcacctcgtggagttgcaatgatcatgagaacggtgaggaatcagcccagaactacacaggaggatcttgtcaatgatctcaaggcagctgggaccatagtcatcaagaaaacaattggtaacacactatgccgtgaaggactgaaatcctgcagcgcccgcaaggtccccctgctcaagaaagcacatatacatgcccgtctgaagtttgccaatgaacatctgaatgattcagaggacaactgggtgaacgtgttgtggtcagacgagaccaaaatggagttctttggcatcaactcaacttgccgtgtttggaggaggaggaatgctgcctatgaccccaagaaaccatccccaccgtcaaacatggaggtggaaacattatgctttgggggtgtttttctgctaaggggacaggacaacttcaccgcatcaaagggacgatggacggggccatgtgccgtcaaatcttgggtgaaaacctccttccctcagccagggtattgaaaatgggtcgtggatgggtattccagcatgacaatgacccaaaacacacggccaaggcaacaaaggagtggctcaagaaaaagcacattaaggtcctggagtggcctagccagtctccagaccttaatcccatagaaaatctgtggagggagctgaaggttcgagttgccaaacgtcagcctcgaaaccttaatgacttgaagaagatctgcaaagaggagtgggacaaaatccctcctgagatgtgtgcaaacctggtggccaactacaagaaacgtctgacctctgtgattgccaacaagggttttgccaccaagtactaagtcatgttttgcagaggggtcaaatacttatttccctcattaaaatgcaaatcaattcataacatttttgacatgcgtttttctggatttttttgttgatattctgtctctcactgttcaaataaacctaccattaaaattatagactgatcatttctttgtcagtgggcaaacgtacaaaatcagcaggggatcaaatacttttttccctcactgtacatacatacatacatacatacatacatacatacatacatacatacatacatacatacatacatacatacatacatacatacatacatacatacatacatacatacatacatacatacatacatacatacatacatacatacatacatacatacatacatacatacatacatacatacatacatacatacatacatacatacatacatacatacatacatacatacatacatacatacatacatacatacatacatacatacatacatacatacatacatacatacatacatacatacatacatacatacatacatacatacatacatacatacatacatacatacatacatacatacatacatacatacatacatacatacatacatacatacatacatacatacatacatacatacatacatacatacatacatacatacatacatacatacatacatacatacatacatacatacatacatacatacatacatacatacatacatacatacatacatacatacatacatacatacatacatacatacatacatacatacatacatacatacatacatacatacatacatacatacatacatacatacatacatacatacatacatacatacatacatacatacatacatacatacatacatacatacatacatacatacatacatacatacatacatacatacatacatacatacatacatacatacatacatacatacatacatacatacatacatacatacatacatacatacatacatacatacatacatacatacatacatacatacatacatacatacatacatacatacatacatacatacatacatacatacatacatacatacatacatacatacatacatacatacatacatacatacatacatacatacatacatacatacatacatacatacatacatacatacatacatacatacatacatacatacatacatacatacatacatacatacatacatacatacatacatacatacatacatacatacatacatacatacatacatacatacatacatacatacatacatacatacatacatacatacatacatacatacatacatacatacatacatacatacatacatacatacatacatacatacatacatacatacatacatacatacatacatacatacatacatacatacatacatacatacatacatacatacatacatacatacatacatacatacatacatacatacatacatacatacatacatacatacatacatacatacatacatacatacatacatacatacatacatacatacatacatacatacatacatacatacatacatacatacatacatacatacatacatacatacatacatacatacatacatacatacatacatacatacatacatacatacatacatacatacatacatacatacatacatacatacatacatacatacatacatacatacatacatacatacatacatacatacatacatacatacatacatacatacatacatacatacatacatacatacatacatacatacatacatacatacatacatacatacatacatacatacatacatacatacatacatacatacatacatacatacatNNNNNNNNNNNNNNNNNNNNNNNNNNNNNNNNNNNNNNNNNNNNNNNNNNNNNNNNNNNNNNNNNNNNNNNNNNNNNNNNNNNNNNNNNNNNNNNNNNNNttccaggatagaatagaattactagaccaattaatagaaggattatgacatactagccagggatgacccaaaacaacaggtgtaaaaggtgaacgaaaaatcaaaaaggaaatggtctcactgtggttaccagatacagtgagggttaaaggtagtgtctcacatctgatactggggagaagactaccatctaaggcgaacatgggcgtgggcttccctaactgtctgagaggaatgtcatgtttccgagcccatgcttcgtccataaaacaaccctcagcccctgagtctatcaaggcactgcaggaagcagccgaaccggtccagcgtagatggaccgacaaggtagtacaggatcttgatggagagacctgagtagtagcgctcaccagtagccctccgcttactgatgagctctggcttttactggacatgacatgacaaaatgtccagcagaaccgcaatagaggcaaaggcggttggtgattctccgttccctctccttagtcgagatgcgaatacctcccagctgcatgggctcagtctctgagccggtgggaggagatggttgagatgcggagaggggaaacaccgttaacgcgagctctcttccacgagctcggtgacgaagatctacccgtcgttctatgcggatggcgagagcaatcaaagagtccacgctggaaggaacctcccgggagagaatctcatccttaacctcagcgtggagtccctccagaaaacgagcgagcaacgccggctcgttccagtcactggatgcagcaagagtgcgaaactctatcgagtaatccgttatggatcgatcaccttgacatagggaagccaggaccctggaagcctccttcccaaaaactgaacgatcaaaaacccgtatcatctcctctttaaagttctgataaacgttagaacactcagcccttgcctcccagatagctgtgccccactcccgagcccgaccagtaaggagtgatatgacgtaagcgatccgagctctctctcttgagtatgtgttgggctggagagagaacacaatatcacactgggtgagaaaggagcgacactcagtgggctgcccagagtaacatggtgggttattaaccctaggttccggagactcggaagaccaggaagtagctggtggcacgagacgaagactctgaaactgtccagagagatcggagacctgagcggacagggtctcaacggcatggcgagcagcagacaattcctgctcgtgtctgccgagcattgctccctggatctcgacggcagtgttgcgagaatccgtagtcgctgggtccattcttggtcggattcttctgttatgctgatgaatgaggacccaaaagcgacgtaatagtaacagagtctttattccagtataaaacaaataatgattctcctggatataaatcaatggtaatccaaaacaggaaactgaaatcctctcgtcaatagagaggaacgactggagacgcgaccacagactgcaggtcgcttcaggaaggcacaggccgtagctgacatagacacctgctcacacgcagcatctgaagaaggcaaaagaacacgacagggcggaacaaggacacaggaactgcaaacatcaaacaagaatccgacaaggacaggagcggaaaacagagggagaaatagggactctaatcagagggcaaaataggggacaggtgtgaaagagtaaatgaggtcgtagggagaatgagaaacagctgggagcaggaacggaacgatagagagagagaaagagaaagaacctaataagaccagcagagggaagcacagggacaagacatgatcaaagacaaaacatgacagaatcACTGAATCACACTAATACTGTACAAACTGCTCACTTCAATGGGCCTGACCGTAGTCTGATAGACAATATGGTTCATAGTCTTAATCAGTCCAGTAGTGTCATCAACAAATAGTTCTACTACAGTATATTCCCTATGTGGCTCCGAAAGGCAGTGGCTCTAGATGCTCTGGCCTGCCTAGCTCTGCTGCTGCCCAGTGGTCCTGCTGCTCTAATCTCCACATCATCTTCCCATGGCGTGTACTGTAAGTAAGAAGACACAACTTTCCCCTGTCCAAAGCCCCGTGTTGACCGGCTGAGAGTCCCGCTGACCGGGGTCATCTCCGAGGGCAACCCATGTGGCCTCATCctcgctccctgtctctctcccctcctgtcctcccctctTACAGACGTAATCCCAAC encodes the following:
- the LOC139565335 gene encoding ubiquitin carboxyl-terminal hydrolase 37-like, whose translation is MLFVSLHSCFAELHQARLSGGTVNAKTKEKKKILQTVKRCLAVVNEDYEDDDEQDAHECVLLLLFQLKAEGMALKGSPEPYTCPVKQLEFKLKTSRTCTSCGVIVYGQEDYNHLSLSLSHYLTHSLDLYFKPSALECACRVCSGSMASVTRHFLTLPRVLMLHIKRFTAGNWEPEKVDDPMSIPAEMTLPAVCGETANVQHGARASSLGKNNMDSTPANSPKGTLDRPETPARQDLQIVKCDLTSGRQHVYRPLHQ